A window from Kribbella jejuensis encodes these proteins:
- a CDS encoding GNAT family N-acetyltransferase, producing MIEVRAAEVFEDVRLVIGPKSPTSTVCFCLSYRVPSKVNNSLRGAARAEYVAGLCAAKPAPGVLAYDGETPVGWAAVAPRASTTFARNRKIPHLDELPVWSLWCIRVRPGHRGQGISHALIAGAVEFARANGAPVVEAYPLDNGDSKVDLTMAYAGIRKNFESAGFRKAADTTSTLAGHPRILMRLDLR from the coding sequence ATGATCGAGGTGCGGGCGGCGGAGGTGTTCGAGGATGTTCGGCTCGTGATCGGGCCGAAATCGCCGACCTCGACGGTGTGTTTTTGTTTGAGTTATCGCGTTCCGTCGAAGGTGAACAATTCGTTGCGGGGGGCTGCTCGGGCGGAGTATGTGGCTGGGTTGTGTGCGGCGAAGCCGGCGCCTGGGGTGTTGGCGTACGACGGGGAGACGCCGGTGGGATGGGCGGCGGTGGCGCCGCGGGCCTCGACGACGTTTGCCCGGAACCGGAAGATTCCGCACCTCGACGAGCTGCCGGTGTGGTCGCTGTGGTGCATCCGGGTGCGGCCGGGGCATCGTGGGCAGGGGATCTCGCACGCGTTGATCGCGGGCGCCGTCGAGTTCGCGCGGGCGAACGGGGCGCCCGTGGTCGAGGCCTATCCGTTGGACAACGGTGACAGCAAGGTCGATCTGACGATGGCGTACGCCGGGATCCGGAAGAACTTCGAGAGCGCGGGTTTCCGTAAGGCGGCCGACACCACGTCGACGCTGGCCGGGCACCCGCGCATTCTCATGCGCCTGGACCTTCGCTGA
- a CDS encoding VOC family protein, producing the protein MSTPAPGTLAWFEVATDNPDAAEKFYGSLFDWSFESSGSLTSGGLDYRNITASGAPQPMGGLFATHGELPNHAVFYILVADVEATCADAEQLGGTVVNKRIGNGGGTPDFAYLRDPSGNQFAVFTPRPE; encoded by the coding sequence ATGAGTACTCCCGCACCCGGCACGCTCGCCTGGTTCGAGGTCGCGACCGACAACCCCGACGCCGCCGAGAAGTTCTACGGCAGCCTGTTCGACTGGTCGTTCGAGTCGTCCGGAAGCCTGACGTCCGGCGGCCTCGACTACCGCAACATCACCGCGTCCGGCGCACCGCAGCCGATGGGCGGCCTGTTCGCCACTCACGGCGAGCTGCCGAACCACGCCGTCTTCTACATCCTGGTCGCCGACGTCGAGGCGACCTGCGCGGACGCCGAGCAGCTCGGCGGGACAGTGGTGAACAAGCGCATCGGCAACGGCGGCGGTACGCCGGACTTCGCCTACCTGCGCGACCCGTCCGGCAACCAGTTCGCCGTCTTCACGCCGCGCCCGGAGTGA
- a CDS encoding VOC family protein codes for MAIKRLDHIGVVVEDLAAAKAFFLELGMELVGETTVSGPWVEGVSGLPGVVADISFLRTPDGHGQLELTTYRKPLATTAEPSAPPNTLGIRNLMFAVDDVRDTAERLKAHGGELVGTIEEYTPSKYFCYLRGPQGIIIALAED; via the coding sequence ATGGCGATCAAGCGGCTGGATCACATCGGCGTCGTGGTCGAGGACCTCGCGGCGGCGAAGGCGTTCTTCCTCGAGCTCGGGATGGAGCTCGTCGGTGAGACCACGGTCTCCGGGCCGTGGGTCGAGGGCGTGTCCGGGCTGCCCGGGGTGGTTGCGGACATCTCGTTCCTGCGCACCCCGGACGGACACGGGCAGCTCGAGCTCACGACGTACCGCAAGCCGCTCGCGACCACCGCCGAGCCGTCGGCGCCGCCGAACACGCTGGGGATCCGGAACCTGATGTTCGCCGTCGACGACGTCCGCGACACCGCCGAGCGGCTGAAGGCGCACGGCGGCGAACTGGTCGGGACGATCGAGGAGTACACGCCCTCGAAGTACTTCTGCTACCTGCGCGGCCCGCAGGGCATCATCATCGCGCTCGCCGAGGACTAA
- a CDS encoding VOC family protein, giving the protein MIYELNHVGGRVRDLEASLAFYSALGAEVVDRLFMPGARVSRVHLQLATGLIELLHHEDPQATYGLNHVGFMTDDLDGDWARLMALGYGELSSPRVAGSGQGRLAFLSDPNGVRVELLQRSEEFRVAPITTGPVQALSYVGVAAANLDAATQFYGTHLGMEQVADDTFRLGADAVKLLPAAADPIDHLGLAVARTGTEQDPDGNRLRFG; this is encoded by the coding sequence ATGATCTACGAGCTGAACCACGTCGGCGGCCGGGTGCGCGATCTCGAGGCGAGCCTGGCGTTCTACAGTGCGCTCGGCGCGGAGGTCGTCGACCGGTTGTTCATGCCGGGCGCGCGGGTCAGCCGGGTGCACCTCCAGCTCGCGACCGGTCTCATCGAGTTGCTCCACCACGAAGACCCGCAGGCGACGTACGGGCTGAACCATGTCGGGTTCATGACCGACGACCTGGACGGTGACTGGGCACGGCTGATGGCGCTCGGGTACGGCGAGCTGTCGTCACCACGCGTGGCCGGCAGCGGGCAGGGGCGGCTCGCGTTCCTGTCCGACCCGAACGGCGTCCGCGTCGAGCTCCTGCAGCGGTCCGAAGAGTTCCGGGTCGCGCCGATCACGACCGGCCCGGTGCAGGCGCTCTCGTACGTCGGAGTCGCAGCAGCGAACCTCGACGCCGCGACCCAGTTCTACGGCACCCACCTCGGCATGGAACAGGTCGCCGACGACACGTTCCGACTGGGCGCGGACGCGGTCAAACTGTTGCCCGCAGCAGCTGACCCGATCGACCACCTCGGTCTCGCCGTCGCCCGCACCGGCACGGAGCAGGACCCGGACGGCAACCGGCTCAGGTTTGGCTGA
- a CDS encoding cation:proton antiporter, with protein sequence MDHEFVLIAGAGLAIMIAASVFARRTGVAAPLLLVALGIGASYLPSTPAIHIEPDIILAGVLPPLLYTSAVKLPVIDVRRNFGLISWLSVVMVIVSALVIGALVHAVFPSISFALAVALGAVVSPTDAVAATAIGHRVGLPPRLMTVLEGESLVNDASALVVLRTALAALAVTTHFSLGHTVLDFVWAVVGAILIGGVVGYLTVLLRQRLDDPVLNTTISFAVPFLAYFPAEEAHACGVLAVVIAGLLTGALGNRRFSARDRQTQSTTWTTISFILESGVFLAMGYELPELVNDARTETSFGELAGLVLLVVGLLIGLRFLGLAWPALQSHFGPADRLEQVQAQLDEFEERLEAMEPSSQREENRVAWARKRLARSRADADFEEREPITGRGLLVLAWAGMRGVVTVAAAQTIPAGTPHRATVVLAAFVVALFTLVAFGISLPAVIAKMNFAAETAEDRRDSVQELMRQIGSAAIDALGPLEDQTIDGEPLDPEVVHSLKDRIVPRLISGSQQLRPAKPDTRDQMATIQRRYLEAMREALNTERSVGAYSSDTYRQVQSFLDTLEQRFMTA encoded by the coding sequence GTGGACCACGAGTTCGTGCTGATAGCCGGTGCCGGGCTTGCGATCATGATCGCGGCGTCGGTGTTCGCCCGGCGTACCGGCGTGGCCGCACCGCTGCTGCTGGTCGCGCTCGGGATCGGGGCCAGTTACCTGCCGAGTACGCCGGCCATCCACATCGAGCCCGACATCATCCTCGCGGGCGTGCTGCCGCCGCTGCTCTACACGTCCGCGGTGAAGTTGCCGGTGATCGACGTACGGCGGAACTTCGGGCTGATCTCGTGGCTGTCCGTGGTGATGGTGATCGTGTCCGCGCTGGTGATCGGGGCGCTGGTACACGCGGTGTTCCCGAGCATCTCGTTCGCGCTGGCGGTCGCACTCGGCGCCGTGGTCAGTCCGACGGACGCGGTCGCGGCGACGGCGATCGGGCATCGGGTCGGGTTACCGCCGCGGCTGATGACGGTGCTCGAAGGTGAAAGTCTCGTCAACGACGCGTCGGCGCTCGTCGTACTGCGTACCGCGTTGGCTGCGCTGGCCGTGACCACCCACTTCAGCCTCGGGCACACCGTGCTCGACTTCGTCTGGGCGGTCGTCGGCGCGATCCTCATCGGTGGCGTGGTCGGGTACCTGACCGTACTGCTGCGGCAGCGGCTCGACGACCCGGTGCTGAACACGACGATCTCGTTCGCGGTGCCGTTCCTCGCGTACTTCCCGGCGGAGGAGGCGCACGCGTGCGGCGTACTCGCGGTCGTGATCGCCGGGTTGCTGACCGGGGCGCTCGGGAATCGGCGGTTCAGCGCGCGTGATCGGCAGACGCAGTCGACCACGTGGACGACGATCAGCTTCATCCTCGAGAGCGGCGTCTTCCTGGCGATGGGGTACGAGCTGCCCGAGCTCGTGAACGACGCTCGTACGGAGACCTCGTTCGGCGAGCTGGCGGGACTGGTACTGCTCGTGGTCGGGCTGCTGATCGGGCTGCGGTTCCTCGGGTTGGCGTGGCCGGCGCTGCAGAGTCACTTCGGTCCGGCTGATCGGCTCGAGCAGGTACAGGCCCAGCTGGACGAGTTCGAAGAGCGCCTGGAGGCGATGGAGCCGTCGAGCCAACGCGAGGAGAACCGGGTCGCGTGGGCGCGCAAACGGCTGGCCCGCAGCCGTGCCGACGCGGACTTCGAGGAACGGGAGCCGATCACGGGCCGCGGTCTGCTCGTCCTCGCGTGGGCCGGCATGCGCGGCGTCGTCACGGTCGCCGCGGCTCAGACCATCCCAGCCGGTACGCCGCACCGCGCAACCGTCGTACTCGCGGCCTTCGTCGTCGCGCTGTTCACGCTGGTGGCGTTCGGGATCTCGTTGCCCGCGGTGATCGCGAAGATGAACTTCGCCGCGGAAACCGCCGAGGACAGACGCGACTCCGTCCAGGAGTTGATGCGTCAGATCGGCTCCGCCGCGATCGACGCGCTAGGGCCGCTCGAGGACCAGACGATCGACGGCGAACCCCTGGACCCCGAGGTGGTGCACTCGTTGAAGGACCGCATCGTCCCGCGCCTGATCTCCGGCAGCCAGCAACTCCGCCCCGCCAAGCCGGACACCCGAGACCAGATGGCCACCATCCAACGCCGCTACCTCGAGGCCATGCGCGAAGCCCTCAACACCGAACGCAGCGTGGGCGCCTACAGCTCGGACACCTACCGCCAGGTCCAGTCCTTCCTCGACACCCTCGAACAACGGTTCATGACCGCCTGA
- a CDS encoding SDR family NAD(P)-dependent oxidoreductase has product MTQDFAGRTALVTGGNSGIGRAVAEQLAARGAHVVISGRDADRGKQVVEGIRSAGGTADFVAAELADLTSVRALAKQAIDLGGGHVDVLVNNAGIFPFGPTADFADTDFDAVYAVNVRAPFYLVAELAPLMAARGAGAIVNVTTMVAYFGMAGMAAYGSSKAAVELLTRAWAAEFGPSGVRVNAVSPGPTRTEGTAVMGDNLDNLAGTTPLQRVSTPEEVAAGIVFLASDAASMVHGATLPVDGGRLAV; this is encoded by the coding sequence ATGACGCAGGACTTCGCCGGCCGGACCGCACTCGTGACCGGCGGCAACAGCGGCATTGGTCGCGCGGTCGCCGAGCAGCTCGCGGCCCGCGGCGCGCACGTGGTGATCAGCGGCCGGGACGCCGACCGCGGCAAGCAGGTGGTCGAGGGCATCCGATCAGCGGGCGGTACGGCGGACTTCGTGGCCGCCGAGCTGGCCGACCTGACGAGCGTGCGCGCGCTGGCCAAGCAGGCAATCGACCTGGGCGGCGGCCATGTCGACGTACTGGTCAACAACGCCGGGATCTTCCCGTTCGGGCCGACGGCGGACTTCGCCGACACCGACTTCGACGCCGTGTACGCCGTGAACGTGCGGGCACCGTTCTACCTGGTCGCCGAGCTCGCTCCGCTGATGGCGGCGCGGGGAGCGGGGGCGATCGTGAACGTGACGACGATGGTCGCGTACTTCGGGATGGCGGGCATGGCGGCGTACGGCTCGAGCAAGGCGGCCGTGGAGCTGCTGACCCGCGCCTGGGCCGCCGAGTTCGGGCCGTCCGGGGTCCGGGTGAACGCGGTCAGCCCCGGCCCGACCCGGACCGAGGGTACGGCGGTGATGGGGGACAACCTGGACAATCTCGCCGGTACGACGCCACTCCAGCGCGTCAGCACCCCGGAAGAAGTTGCCGCCGGCATCGTCTTCCTGGCCTCCGACGCGGCGTCGATGGTGCACGGCGCCACCCTCCCGGTCGACGGCGGCCGGCTGGCGGTCTGA
- a CDS encoding TetR/AcrR family transcriptional regulator, with protein sequence MTKALTKKGQATRDRIVAAAAQLMLEQGVTRTTIEDIQAAAGVSPSQLYHYFPGKDALVSAVIDHQTTRTLDIHQGPLDRLDSIDALGNWRDLMIGTLTEMRCIGGCPLGSLASDLSESDPVARVQLAGAFAQWQELIRAGLADMQARGELAADADPGELAVAMLAAVQGGLLLSQVNRDPAPLRIAVDTMIAHLHALTRPAVP encoded by the coding sequence ATGACGAAGGCGCTGACGAAAAAGGGGCAGGCGACCCGGGACCGGATCGTGGCGGCCGCGGCACAGCTGATGCTCGAGCAGGGCGTCACGCGGACCACGATCGAGGACATCCAGGCCGCCGCCGGGGTCAGCCCGTCGCAGCTGTACCACTACTTCCCCGGCAAGGACGCGCTGGTGTCGGCCGTCATCGACCACCAGACGACGCGGACGCTCGACATCCATCAGGGGCCGCTGGATCGGCTCGACTCGATCGACGCGCTCGGCAACTGGCGCGATCTGATGATCGGGACGCTGACCGAGATGCGGTGCATCGGCGGGTGTCCGCTCGGATCGCTGGCGAGTGACCTGTCCGAGAGCGATCCGGTCGCGCGTGTTCAGCTCGCGGGGGCGTTCGCGCAGTGGCAGGAGCTGATCCGTGCCGGGCTGGCGGACATGCAGGCGCGCGGCGAGTTGGCTGCTGACGCCGATCCGGGCGAGCTCGCGGTCGCGATGCTGGCCGCCGTACAAGGTGGGCTGTTGCTGAGTCAGGTGAACCGTGATCCGGCCCCGCTGCGGATCGCCGTGGACACGATGATCGCGCACCTGCACGCTCTGACCCGGCCCGCGGTTCCGTAG
- a CDS encoding DUF2255 family protein, which yields MTTWTPDELRTLDRIDEIRVAGRRQDGSLRTLTIVWHVVVDGRLYVRSVRGAEGGWYKGVVRHHEGAISWDGETRDVTFVPDDTADDEIDAAYFTKYGNGSSTRAITNATAKPTTLRVEPR from the coding sequence ATGACCACCTGGACACCTGACGAACTCCGCACGCTGGACCGGATCGACGAGATTCGGGTTGCCGGGCGCCGGCAGGACGGATCGTTGCGGACCTTGACCATCGTGTGGCACGTCGTTGTCGACGGACGGCTGTACGTGCGGTCGGTCCGCGGCGCGGAAGGCGGCTGGTACAAGGGAGTCGTGCGCCACCATGAGGGCGCGATCTCGTGGGACGGCGAGACCCGCGACGTGACGTTCGTCCCGGACGACACCGCCGACGACGAGATCGACGCCGCGTACTTCACCAAGTACGGCAACGGCTCGTCCACCCGCGCGATCACCAACGCCACGGCGAAGCCCACCACCCTCCGGGTCGAGCCCCGCTAG
- a CDS encoding dihydrofolate reductase family protein: MRKLITTAFISLDGVVEGPGGEQEYRNAGWTFKDIPFEPAAYAMKGEEQEEATALLLGRVSYEAFAPVWPTMPEFPGYLAMPKYVVSTTLQESDLVTNWNEIHILRSLDDVAALKETEGGPIIVNGSATLNRNLSDAGLIDQYNLLVFPVLLGAGKRLFSEADRDKQQLTLTSSETYPNGIQKLQYNVQH; the protein is encoded by the coding sequence ATGCGTAAGTTGATCACCACCGCGTTCATCTCGCTCGACGGCGTCGTGGAGGGGCCGGGCGGCGAGCAGGAGTACCGGAACGCCGGCTGGACCTTCAAGGACATCCCGTTCGAGCCGGCGGCGTACGCGATGAAGGGCGAGGAGCAGGAGGAGGCCACCGCGCTACTGCTCGGCCGGGTCAGCTACGAGGCGTTCGCGCCGGTGTGGCCGACGATGCCTGAGTTCCCGGGCTACCTGGCGATGCCGAAGTACGTCGTCTCGACCACGCTCCAGGAGAGCGACCTGGTGACGAACTGGAACGAGATCCACATCCTCCGCTCCCTCGACGACGTCGCCGCCCTGAAGGAGACCGAAGGCGGCCCGATCATCGTCAACGGCAGCGCCACGCTGAACCGCAACCTGTCCGACGCCGGCCTGATCGACCAGTACAACCTCCTGGTCTTCCCGGTCCTCCTCGGCGCCGGCAAACGCCTCTTCAGCGAAGCCGACCGCGACAAGCAGCAACTCACCCTCACCTCCAGCGAGACCTACCCCAACGGCATCCAAAAACTCCAGTACAACGTCCAACACTGA
- a CDS encoding class I SAM-dependent methyltransferase — MFDYEAEMRFYQPRFRAACGVRAGDRVLDIGCGSGQTTRDAALDAAPGVVLGVDISENRLAQAPRLANVSYLLADAATYEFERFDVGISRFGVMFFADPVAAFSNLRRACGRIVLMVWQPRVENEWARVIPAALGGAFRDDSPFSLGDRSRARGILTAAGFAEPTFTELREPVYYGPDVQTAYDNVLQLHEPQKLLAELDPAAADRGQEALRETLAAHDTGDGILFDSAVWIIEAM; from the coding sequence ATGTTCGACTACGAGGCCGAAATGCGGTTCTATCAGCCGCGGTTTCGTGCTGCCTGTGGGGTGCGGGCGGGCGATCGGGTGCTCGACATCGGGTGTGGGAGTGGGCAAACGACCCGGGATGCGGCGCTGGACGCGGCGCCCGGGGTTGTCCTGGGTGTGGACATCTCGGAGAACAGGCTCGCGCAGGCGCCGCGTCTCGCCAATGTCAGCTACCTGCTCGCCGACGCCGCGACGTACGAGTTCGAGCGGTTCGACGTAGGCATCAGCCGCTTCGGGGTGATGTTCTTCGCGGATCCGGTGGCGGCTTTCTCGAACCTGCGGCGGGCTTGCGGACGGATCGTGCTGATGGTGTGGCAGCCGCGGGTCGAGAACGAGTGGGCGCGGGTGATCCCGGCGGCACTCGGCGGGGCGTTCCGCGACGACTCGCCGTTCTCGCTGGGTGATCGCAGCCGGGCGCGAGGCATTCTCACGGCCGCGGGGTTCGCCGAGCCGACGTTCACGGAACTGCGGGAGCCGGTGTATTACGGCCCCGACGTACAGACGGCGTACGACAACGTCCTTCAGCTTCATGAGCCGCAGAAGCTCCTGGCCGAGCTCGACCCGGCGGCTGCCGACCGCGGGCAGGAGGCGTTGCGGGAGACCCTCGCAGCCCATGACACCGGCGATGGGATCCTGTTCGACTCCGCCGTCTGGATCATCGAGGCGATGTGA
- a CDS encoding AraC family transcriptional regulator, translated as MESMLFESRDLGETEEFLNRAYTKMQIGGGSSTVRTRIARAAAGSISVDRLEIGFEMSYDADPLGKLCLCEVYTGSVEDHATDGWEDAFRPGDLVSFAPPDRPYSGKVCRSSYTITMFDPALLTKVAGVSRKQDAPVRLLGHRPQSRHAAQHLSRTIAYLGDQVLRNPLVKESPLVLASASHLLAASVLATFPNTTMTEPEGRAAHPGTVQRALAYMESHLDQPIGVADIAAAAGVTVRALQAAFRRHLDSTPLDHLRRLRLAEVRAELLAADPTETTVAAIAARWGFHHHGRMTAAYRDLYGELPSTTLNS; from the coding sequence ATGGAGTCGATGCTGTTCGAGAGCCGGGACCTGGGGGAGACCGAGGAGTTCCTGAACCGGGCCTATACGAAGATGCAGATCGGTGGCGGGTCTTCGACGGTGCGGACCCGGATCGCGCGTGCTGCGGCCGGCTCGATCAGTGTGGACCGGCTCGAGATCGGGTTCGAGATGAGCTACGACGCCGATCCGCTCGGCAAGCTCTGTCTCTGTGAGGTGTACACCGGCAGCGTCGAGGACCACGCCACGGACGGCTGGGAGGACGCGTTCCGGCCGGGCGACCTGGTCTCGTTCGCGCCTCCGGACCGGCCGTACTCCGGGAAGGTCTGCCGCTCGTCGTACACGATCACGATGTTCGACCCCGCGCTGCTGACCAAGGTCGCCGGCGTCAGCCGGAAGCAGGATGCACCGGTCCGGCTGCTCGGGCACCGGCCGCAGTCGCGGCACGCCGCCCAGCACCTGTCACGGACGATCGCCTATCTCGGCGACCAGGTGCTGCGCAACCCGTTGGTGAAGGAGTCGCCGCTGGTGCTCGCCTCCGCCTCGCACCTGCTCGCCGCGAGTGTGCTGGCGACCTTCCCGAACACCACGATGACCGAGCCCGAGGGTCGTGCGGCGCATCCCGGAACGGTCCAGCGCGCCCTCGCGTACATGGAGTCCCACCTCGACCAGCCGATCGGCGTCGCCGACATCGCGGCCGCGGCGGGTGTCACCGTACGCGCGCTGCAGGCGGCGTTCCGGCGGCACCTCGACTCCACGCCGTTGGACCACCTCCGCCGCCTCCGGCTGGCCGAGGTACGTGCGGAGCTGCTGGCCGCCGACCCGACCGAGACGACCGTCGCGGCGATCGCGGCCCGGTGGGGCTTCCACCACCACGGCCGGATGACCGCCGCGTACCGAGATCTGTACGGCGAGCTACCGAGTACGACGCTGAACAGCTAG
- a CDS encoding GAF and ANTAR domain-containing protein, producing MSFIDPTTDGTADTFARLAIELHDAPGVEETVDAVVEFALQALNCTYAGVAFAARGARLEVAAVTDPVVADIYELQISNEDGPLVTAMREQTPVLIRDTAAETRWPVWAGKVAALGVRSVLDVPLTAGPVPRRTVGVLGLYSPDADAFGPDDEAVAHILARHASVALASARHEASLAQAVDARKLVGQAMGILMERFGIDADRAFAVLRRYSQDTNTKLRDVAQQLIDTRKLP from the coding sequence ATGTCGTTCATCGACCCGACCACCGATGGCACCGCGGACACGTTCGCGCGGCTCGCCATCGAGCTGCACGACGCCCCGGGCGTCGAGGAGACCGTCGACGCGGTGGTCGAGTTCGCGCTGCAGGCCCTCAACTGCACGTACGCCGGGGTCGCGTTCGCCGCGCGGGGCGCCCGCCTGGAGGTCGCCGCGGTCACCGATCCGGTGGTCGCGGACATCTACGAGCTGCAGATCAGCAACGAGGACGGTCCGCTGGTCACGGCGATGCGCGAGCAGACGCCGGTGCTGATCCGGGACACCGCCGCCGAGACCCGGTGGCCGGTGTGGGCCGGGAAGGTCGCGGCTCTCGGGGTCCGCAGCGTCCTCGACGTACCGCTCACCGCCGGGCCGGTCCCCCGGCGTACGGTCGGCGTGCTCGGTCTGTACAGCCCCGACGCCGACGCGTTCGGCCCCGACGACGAGGCGGTCGCGCACATTCTGGCCAGGCATGCGTCGGTCGCCCTCGCGTCGGCGCGGCACGAGGCCTCGCTGGCCCAGGCGGTCGACGCCCGGAAGCTGGTCGGTCAGGCGATGGGCATCCTGATGGAACGCTTCGGCATCGACGCCGACCGGGCGTTCGCCGTCCTGCGGAGGTACTCGCAGGACACCAACACCAAACTGCGGGACGTCGCGCAGCAGCTCATCGACACCCGGAAGCTGCCCTAG
- a CDS encoding helix-turn-helix transcriptional regulator codes for MNRIDRLYALAEELRAAGPRGRTARQLAARFEVSVRTIERDLSALGQAGVPLATKQGRTGGYSVDRAMSLPPLNFTPREAMAVAVALSRSDHVLFARDSRTALQKIVAAMPQRDLDEARTAAAKVRLLVRPVPDPDGEVAERIWRAVRDNQVLRIQYTDVGGIETLREIEPQHVVVGPNGSYLTAWCHLREEDRVFRMDRISKAEPTATLPQRPQATGDLKVDGYETKLPAAALRPEDLFPTPT; via the coding sequence ATGAACCGGATCGATCGGTTGTATGCGCTCGCGGAGGAGTTGCGGGCGGCCGGACCCCGTGGGCGTACGGCGCGGCAGTTGGCGGCGCGTTTCGAGGTGAGCGTGCGGACCATCGAGCGGGACCTGAGCGCGCTCGGACAGGCCGGCGTACCGCTGGCGACCAAGCAGGGGCGCACCGGTGGTTACTCCGTGGACCGCGCGATGAGCCTCCCGCCGTTGAACTTCACGCCGCGGGAGGCGATGGCGGTCGCGGTGGCCCTCAGCCGCAGCGACCATGTGCTGTTCGCACGGGACTCGCGGACCGCGCTGCAGAAGATCGTCGCCGCGATGCCGCAACGGGACCTCGACGAGGCGCGGACCGCGGCCGCCAAGGTCCGGCTGCTCGTCCGGCCGGTGCCCGACCCGGACGGCGAGGTCGCCGAGCGGATCTGGCGTGCGGTCCGCGACAACCAGGTGCTGCGGATCCAGTACACCGATGTCGGCGGGATCGAGACGCTCCGCGAGATCGAGCCGCAGCACGTCGTCGTCGGCCCCAACGGCTCGTACCTGACCGCCTGGTGTCACCTCCGCGAGGAGGACCGGGTGTTCCGGATGGACCGGATCAGCAAGGCCGAGCCGACCGCGACGCTGCCGCAGCGCCCGCAGGCCACCGGCGACCTGAAGGTCGACGGGTACGAGACCAAGCTGCCGGCCGCGGCGCTGCGTCCCGAGGATCTTTTTCCAACTCCGACATAG
- a CDS encoding VOC family protein, whose translation MSTDLKFEAVVIPVADADRSKEFYTGLGWRLDADFAFDNGFRVVQFTPPGSPASVQFGTSITTAEPGTAQGLYLVVDDVEAARSELLEAGAKVTDVFHPSAPGAQFEAGDTSSRIAGPADDRSSYGSFATFSDPDGNTWLLQEVTKRLPGRVDDATYASVDDLEAALRRAATAHGEHEARTGQADENWPAWYAAYMLAERTGSELPQ comes from the coding sequence ATGAGCACCGACCTGAAGTTCGAAGCCGTTGTCATCCCGGTGGCCGACGCCGACCGGTCGAAGGAGTTCTACACCGGCCTCGGCTGGCGCCTGGACGCGGACTTCGCGTTCGACAACGGTTTCCGGGTCGTCCAGTTCACCCCGCCGGGCTCCCCCGCTTCGGTCCAGTTCGGTACCAGCATCACCACCGCGGAGCCGGGTACGGCGCAGGGCCTCTACCTGGTCGTCGACGACGTCGAGGCCGCCCGTTCCGAGCTGCTCGAAGCCGGTGCGAAGGTCACCGACGTGTTCCACCCGAGCGCGCCGGGCGCCCAGTTCGAGGCCGGCGACACGAGCAGCCGGATCGCAGGGCCCGCGGACGACCGCTCCAGCTACGGCTCGTTCGCGACGTTCAGCGACCCCGACGGCAACACCTGGCTGCTGCAGGAGGTCACCAAGCGCCTCCCGGGCCGCGTCGACGACGCGACGTACGCCTCGGTCGACGACCTGGAAGCCGCCCTCCGCCGCGCCGCCACCGCCCACGGCGAACACGAGGCCCGCACCGGCCAGGCCGACGAGAACTGGCCGGCCTGGTACGCCGCCTACATGCTCGCCGAACGCACGGGTTCCGAACTACCGCAATAA